In the Deinococcus ficus genome, one interval contains:
- a CDS encoding enoyl-CoA hydratase/isomerase family protein, producing the protein MQAHELTRPGAYPGLNLTLHDGGILEVVIANERTLNSVDRGGHQSLTRIWRDIDAAQGVRCVLIRGEGRGFSSGGDFELIEEMASDFTALARVWREARDLVYNVINCGKPIVSAIHGPCVGAGLAVALLADVSVAAKSARILDGHVRLGVAAGDHAAIIWPLLCGLNKAKYHLMTGEPVSGEEAERIGLVSLCAEDDQYLERAWKVARQLAAGSPTAVRWTKYALNNWLRAMGPTFDASLALEFLGFTGPDVREGLASLREKRPPTFMEDAPL; encoded by the coding sequence ATGCAGGCACACGAGCTCACCCGCCCGGGCGCGTACCCGGGCCTGAACCTCACGCTTCATGACGGCGGCATCCTGGAGGTCGTGATCGCCAACGAGCGCACGCTGAACAGCGTGGACCGCGGCGGGCACCAGTCCCTGACCCGCATCTGGCGCGATATCGACGCCGCGCAGGGCGTGCGCTGCGTCCTGATCCGCGGGGAGGGCCGCGGCTTTTCCAGCGGCGGGGACTTCGAACTGATCGAGGAGATGGCCTCGGACTTCACGGCCCTGGCCCGCGTGTGGCGGGAAGCGCGGGACCTCGTGTACAACGTCATCAACTGCGGCAAACCCATCGTGAGCGCCATTCACGGGCCCTGCGTGGGCGCGGGCCTCGCAGTGGCGCTGCTCGCGGACGTCAGCGTGGCCGCAAAAAGCGCCCGGATTCTGGACGGGCACGTGCGCCTGGGCGTGGCCGCCGGGGACCACGCCGCGATCATCTGGCCGCTGCTGTGCGGTCTGAACAAGGCCAAGTACCACCTCATGACCGGTGAGCCTGTGTCCGGCGAGGAGGCCGAACGCATCGGGCTGGTCAGCCTGTGCGCCGAGGACGATCAGTACCTGGAGCGCGCCTGGAAGGTCGCCCGGCAGCTCGCCGCCGGCAGCCCCACCGCCGTGCGCTGGACGAAGTACGCCCTGAACAACTGGCTGCGCGCCATGGGCCCCACCTTCGACGCCAGCCTCGCCCTGGAGTTCCTGGGATTCACCGGCCCTGACGTGAGGGAAGGCCTGGCGAGCCTGCGCGAGAAACGCCCCCCGACCTTCATGGAGGACGCCCCC